A single Dunckerocampus dactyliophorus isolate RoL2022-P2 chromosome 2, RoL_Ddac_1.1, whole genome shotgun sequence DNA region contains:
- the LOC129176716 gene encoding E3 ubiquitin-protein ligase MARCHF2-like — protein sequence MSSSGCCHLPGSLCDYSGNTESNSSKDSEESDSTAQAQFIAKVSAKDGRPLSTIVKAVSLQSDVGMCRICHEGGGGETLLSPCECTGTLGKVHKSCLEKWLSSSNTSYCELCHTEFTIERRPQPLTQWLKDPGPRSEKRTLLCDMACFLLITPLAAISGWLCLRGAQDHLQLKSRLEAVGLIALTIALFTIYILWTLVSFRYHCQLYSEWRRTNQKVRLLMPDTKGAHTTQSSVPTKSTKKMTDETIV from the exons ATGTCTTCATCAGGGTGCTGCCACCTACCTGGCTCCCTTTGTGATTACTCGGGGAACACTGAATCCAACTCATCTAAGGATTCAGAGGAATCTGATTCCACTGCACAGGCCCAGTTTATCGCCAAGGTCTCAGCTAAAGATGGCCGCCCACTCTCCACCATTGTTAAAGCTGTGAGCCTGCAAAG TGATGTAGGCATGTGCCGGATTTGTCATGAGGGAGGTGGAGGGGAGACACTGCTCTCTCCATGCGAATGTACTGGAACACTGGGGAAAGTGCACAAGAGCTGCTTGGAGAAGTGGCTGTCATCTTCCAACACCAGCTACTGTGAACTTTGTCACACCGAGTTCACCATTGAGCGGAGGCCACAACCCCTAACGCAG TGGCTGAAGGACCCGGGCCCTCGCAGCGAGAAGAGAACGCTGCTTTGTGACATGGCCTGTTTTCTTCTCATCACGCCCCTGGCAGCCATCTCTGGTTGGCTTTGTCTGAGGGGTGCCCAGGACCATCTGCAGCTCAAGAGCAGATTGGAGGCTGTCGGCCTCATTGCACTTACCATCGCCCTCTTCACTATCTACATCCTCTGGACACTG GTGTCCTTTCGGTATCATTGTcagctgtactcggagtggaGGAGGACCAATCAGAAAGTGCGCCTGCTCATGCCTGACACGAAAGGCGCACACACCACCCAAAGTTCTGTACCGACCAAGTCGACAAAGAAAATGACTGACGAGACCATCGTATGA
- the LOC129177841 gene encoding mitochondrial import inner membrane translocase subunit TIM44-like translates to MAASLCRCYQLVGKHLMAPCSRPLVSSCFRGDAERLQRSAAALQVRYASGSKGFLGEFVDSIRQELSENREMKENIKKFREEAKRLEESNALQQARRKYKSIESETVRTSEVFKKTLDSSLETMKEGIKKVSRTDFGKKIKEGVEEAARTAMHSAETVSKGGERLGKTNAFKAISQGVENMKKEIHVGDAGPYRAPSQLRKRSDFSSKAAAGDTRVFEANEEAMDVVLHKDSKWYQQWRDFKDNNMVFNRFFEMKMKYDESDNAFIRASRAVTDRVTDLLGGLFSKTEMSEVLTEILKADPKFDKDSFLKQCEKDIIPNILEAMIRGELHVLKDWCYEATYSQLAHPIQQAKGLGLLFQSKVLDIDNIDLAMGKMMDQGPVLIITFQAQVVMVIRSPKGDIVEGDPEKVLRMMYVWALCRDQEELNPNAAWRLLDISASSTEQVL, encoded by the exons ATGGCAGCCTCCTTGTGTCGATGTTACCAG CTGGTTGGTAAACATTTAATGGCTCCCTGCTCCCGGCCACTGGTGTCCTCCTGTTTTAGAGGAGATGCTGAAAGGTTACAAAGGAGTGCAGCAGCACTGCAG GTGCGATATGCCTCGGGCAGTAAAGGTTTCCTGGGAGAGTTTGTGGACAGCATTCGTCAGGAGCTCAGTGAGAATCGGGAGATGAAGGAGAACATCAAAAAGTTCAGAGAAGAGGCCAAGAGGCTGGAGGAGTCAAATGCACTCCAACAGGCACGCAGGAAATAT aaaTCTATAGAGTCGGAGACGGTGAGGACCTCTGAAGTATTTAAAAAGACACTGGACTCTTCGTTGGAAACAATGAAGGAG GGTATTAAAAAAGTGAGCCGCACAGACTTTGGGAAGAAGATAAAGGAAGGTGTGGAGGAAGCAGCCCGCACTGCCATGCACTCTGCTGAAACAGTCTCCAAGGGAGGAGAACGACTGGGAAAGACCAATGCCTTTAAGGCCATCTCACAG GGTGTTGAAAACATGAAGAAGGAGATTCATGTGGGGGATGCCGGGCCTTACAGAGCTCCTTCTCAACTGAGGAAAAGGAGTGATTTTTCATCAAAGGCAGCTGCTGGTGACACTAGAGTGTTTGAGGCGAATGA GGAAGCTATGGATGTTGTTCTCCACAAGGACTCAAAGTGGTACCAGCAATGGAGGGACTTCAAAGACAATAACATGGTTTTTAACA GGTTCTTTGAGATGAAGATGAAATACGATGAGAGTGACAATGCCTTCATCAGAGCATCCAGAGCTGTGACTGACCGAGTCACTGACCTCCTTG GTGGCCTTTTCTCCAAGACGGAGATGTCAGAGGTGCTTACCGAGATCCTCAAGGCAGACCCCAAATTTGACAAAGACTCTTTTCTCAAACAGTGTGAGAAAGACATCATTCCAAACATATTGGAG GCAATGATTCGTGGAGAGTTGCATGTCTTAAAGGACTGGTGCTATGAAGCG ACATACAGTCAACTTGCCCATCCCATCCAGCAGGCGAAAGGTCTGGGGTTGCTATTCCAGTCCAAAGTCCTTGATATTGATAACATTGAT TTGGCTATGGGGAAAATGATGGACCAAGGCCCAGTGCTGATCATCACCTTCCAGGCCCAAGTTGTCATGGTGATTCGTAGCCCCAAAGGGGACATAGTGGAAGGAGATCCG GAGAAAGTGCTGAGGATGATGTATGTTTGGGCGCTGTGTCGTGACCAGGAGGAGCTGAACCCCAATGCAGCGTGGAGACTCCTGGACATCTCTGCCTCCAGCACTGAGCAGGTTCTCTAA
- the rab11bb gene encoding RAB11B, member RAS oncogene family, b, protein MGNRDDEYDFLFKVVLIGDSGVGKSNLLSRFTRNEFNLESKSTIGVEFATRSIQVDGKTIKAQIWDTAGQERYRAITSAYYRGAVGALLVYDIAKHLTYENVERWLKELRDHADNNIVIMLVGNKSDLRHLRAVPTDEARAFAEKNNLSFIETSALDSTNVEEAFKNILTEIYRIVSQKQIAERSAHDESPGNNVVDISVPPTTDGQRGSKLQCCQNL, encoded by the exons ATGGGGAACCGAGACGATGAATACGATTTCTTGTTCAAAG TTGTGTTAATTGGGGACTCGGGTGTTGGCAAGAGCAACCTGCTCTCTCGATTCACACGGAATGAGTTTAACCTGGAGAGCAAAAGCACCATCGGCGTGGAGTTTGCAACACGCAGCATTCAGGTGGATGGCAAGACGATAAAGGCACAGATCTGGGACACAGCGGGACAGGAACGCTACAGAGCCATCACGTCAGC TTACTACAGAGGAGCAGTGGGGGCCCTCCTAGTGTACGACATAGCCAAGCACCTGACCTATGAGAATGTGGAACGCTGGCTGAAGGAGCTGAGGGACCACGCTGACAACAACATTGTCATCATGCTGGTCGGCAACAAAAGTGACTTGCGCCACCTCAGGGCCGTGCCCACAGACGAGGCCCGCGCCTTTGCAG aaaaaaacaacttgtcGTTCATAGAAACGTCAGCCTTGGACTCAACAAACGTTGAAGAAGCCTTCAAGAATATCCTTACAG AAATCTACCGTATCGTATCGCAGAAACAGATTGCGGAGCGATCTGCCCACGACGAGTCCCCAGGAAACAATGTGGTTGACATCAGCGTGCCCCCAACCACGGACGGCCAGCGGGGGAGCAAGCTGCAGTGCTGTCAGAACCTGTAA